One genomic region from Pyrobaculum islandicum DSM 4184 encodes:
- a CDS encoding molybdopterin biosynthesis protein — MRIIFHNLVTLEQAIERLLKFAKPLGSEEVDITEAYGRVLATDIVAPVDVPPFDRSTVDGYAVIAESTYGASELTPVELELVGRVEAGEWPSVEVHMGEAVEIATGAPLPRGANAVVMVEYSQERDGKVRVFRSVAPGENVMSAGSDISAGEVVLKKCTRLTAREIGVLAALGIRRVSVIKKPRVSIISTGNELIPPGATLSFGKLYDVNSYSLAAAVREAGGIPILHGIVKDDEKEYRTALQKALLTSDVVLISGGTSAGVADLTYRVLGELGEVLFHGIMVKPGKPTLAAVVNDKVVVGLPGYPSSALMIFHIIVRPYLLQLQCLEPESAMVVRAKLAYSIEGAKGRRALYPVVLVMRDNEYRAYPLYAESGAISVLARSDGYITVPENVEFLQEGEEVEVYLFERYKPAELYFIGSHDPLLDSILAKHNVKAVYVGSMGGLMALKRGEADIAGCHIYDPETGVYNIPFVKKLGIRNVAVVGLFEREQGLILQKGNPKSVRGIEDFIRPDIVIVNRPRGTGTRALLDALLDSLAKKLNMPLEELTKKIKGYTYEVKTHTAVAAAVAQGRADVGIGVRFAAELYGLEFMPLGWEQYDLVVKRDVLDKTLDIVEEVLQNLPPGYRRYEWSNKIKFEN, encoded by the coding sequence ATGAGGATAATCTTCCACAACCTGGTTACACTTGAACAAGCTATCGAGAGACTTTTGAAATTTGCAAAGCCTTTAGGAAGCGAGGAGGTAGATATTACAGAGGCCTATGGCAGAGTCTTAGCAACCGACATAGTCGCGCCTGTAGATGTACCTCCATTTGACAGATCTACTGTAGATGGTTACGCCGTAATTGCCGAATCTACATATGGCGCATCAGAGCTTACGCCAGTAGAGCTAGAGCTTGTGGGGCGGGTAGAGGCTGGCGAGTGGCCAAGTGTCGAAGTACATATGGGAGAGGCTGTAGAAATCGCCACAGGGGCGCCATTGCCGCGGGGAGCAAACGCCGTCGTTATGGTTGAGTATTCACAGGAGAGAGACGGCAAAGTCCGTGTCTTCCGCTCTGTGGCGCCAGGAGAGAATGTTATGTCTGCTGGATCTGACATATCGGCAGGAGAAGTTGTTTTAAAAAAATGTACAAGACTAACGGCTAGAGAGATAGGCGTTTTAGCCGCCTTAGGCATTAGAAGAGTCTCTGTAATTAAGAAGCCACGTGTCTCTATTATATCTACAGGCAACGAACTGATACCCCCCGGCGCGACGCTTAGCTTTGGTAAACTATACGATGTAAATAGCTATTCTCTTGCAGCTGCTGTAAGAGAGGCTGGCGGTATACCGATTTTACACGGCATCGTTAAAGACGACGAAAAAGAGTATAGAACTGCATTACAAAAAGCTCTTTTAACAAGCGACGTTGTTTTAATAAGCGGGGGTACCTCGGCGGGAGTCGCAGATCTAACATATAGAGTGTTGGGAGAGCTTGGCGAAGTGCTTTTTCACGGGATTATGGTTAAACCTGGAAAACCGACTCTGGCGGCTGTTGTTAACGATAAGGTAGTAGTGGGGTTGCCTGGGTATCCCTCCTCTGCTTTAATGATCTTCCATATAATAGTACGGCCATATCTCTTACAATTACAATGTCTAGAGCCAGAGTCGGCGATGGTAGTGAGGGCAAAACTCGCATATAGTATAGAGGGTGCCAAAGGTAGACGTGCACTTTACCCCGTAGTGTTAGTTATGAGGGACAATGAATATAGAGCATACCCTCTATATGCTGAATCTGGAGCCATATCTGTCCTAGCTAGATCTGATGGATATATTACAGTGCCAGAAAATGTAGAGTTTCTACAAGAGGGCGAAGAAGTAGAGGTATATCTATTCGAGCGGTATAAACCAGCAGAGCTATATTTCATAGGTAGCCACGACCCGCTTCTAGATTCTATACTTGCAAAACATAACGTCAAAGCTGTATATGTAGGCTCTATGGGCGGCTTAATGGCGTTAAAACGCGGAGAGGCAGATATTGCCGGTTGCCATATATACGACCCAGAGACGGGAGTTTACAACATCCCGTTTGTAAAAAAATTGGGGATTAGGAATGTGGCTGTTGTAGGCCTTTTCGAACGTGAACAAGGCTTAATATTACAAAAAGGCAATCCCAAGAGTGTTAGGGGTATAGAGGATTTCATACGTCCAGACATAGTAATTGTAAATAGGCCAAGAGGCACAGGCACAAGGGCGTTATTAGACGCTCTATTAGACAGCCTAGCCAAGAAATTAAACATGCCACTTGAAGAACTTACGAAAAAGATAAAGGGTTATACGTATGAAGTTAAAACACATACAGCTGTAGCTGCCGCTGTAGCGCAGGGTAGAGCGGATGTAGGCATAGGCGTAAGATTTGCTGCTGAGCTTTACGGCCTTGAGTTTATGCCGTTGGGTTGGGAGCAATACGACTTGGTCGTAAAGAGAGATGTCTTAGATAAAACTCTTGATATAGTAGAGGAAGTGTTACAAAATCTACCGCCTGGCTATAGGAGATACGAATGGTCAAACAAAATAAAGTTTGAAAATTAG
- a CDS encoding Lrp/AsnC family transcriptional regulator has protein sequence MEAIVFLNVDIGSEDNVMERLVSIPEVKAVYFVYGPYDIIVKIDAEDIEKIRNIVREKIRKIEGIRSTTTLIVAKSYTKRSPPYA, from the coding sequence ATGGAAGCTATTGTGTTCCTAAATGTAGACATAGGTTCTGAGGATAATGTGATGGAAAGACTTGTCTCTATTCCAGAGGTAAAAGCAGTATACTTCGTCTATGGTCCTTATGATATAATAGTTAAAATAGATGCCGAAGATATAGAAAAAATTAGAAATATAGTAAGGGAAAAAATTAGAAAGATAGAGGGCATTAGATCAACTACGACATTAATCGTTGCTAAATCGTATACCAAGAGGTCCCCACCTTATGCGTAG
- a CDS encoding zinc metalloprotease HtpX — protein MFPIFDPIAFGLYLLGYIVMIIVAVVIAPKVASSISGRFTLYGAMALTAVLIVLTTAFVIYLIAIVAAPALAEYGWGFILGMIFFVVLMNLITYIASPFLINVTYGARPDPRLQEIVDAVASRLGAPFRIKAVVVDGPPNAFAYGNFLTGRYVAVTSSMLALTDKRELEAVIGHEIGHHLHRDNALMLLFGVLPSILYYLGVSSVRIALSSSNNRNNNTMLLAAVGILAVVVSFLVQLLVLAFSRLREYYADTAGAKAAGKEAMQFALAKIHKFYFSNPEAHEIISGDKFRALFIYALVNAVANPFITVTRSEIEEIKRSSYSVIQEIFSTHPPIPKRLRFLDQLQI, from the coding sequence ATGTTTCCAATATTTGACCCAATAGCCTTTGGTTTATACCTCCTAGGCTATATAGTTATGATTATTGTTGCTGTGGTTATCGCGCCTAAGGTTGCTTCATCTATATCTGGACGTTTTACTCTATACGGCGCCATGGCACTTACTGCTGTACTTATAGTACTAACCACAGCGTTTGTTATATACCTAATTGCAATAGTGGCGGCTCCTGCGTTGGCAGAATACGGCTGGGGGTTTATCTTAGGTATGATCTTCTTTGTTGTGCTCATGAACTTAATCACGTATATTGCGTCTCCGTTTTTAATAAATGTCACATATGGCGCTAGGCCTGACCCAAGATTACAAGAAATCGTAGATGCGGTGGCTTCAAGACTCGGCGCCCCGTTTAGAATAAAAGCTGTGGTAGTAGACGGTCCCCCAAACGCGTTTGCATATGGCAACTTCTTAACTGGAAGATATGTGGCGGTCACAAGTAGTATGTTGGCTCTAACAGACAAGAGAGAGCTTGAGGCAGTGATAGGGCATGAGATTGGCCATCACCTTCACAGAGATAATGCGCTAATGCTACTCTTTGGAGTATTGCCGTCTATACTGTATTACCTAGGTGTATCTTCTGTACGTATTGCATTGTCTTCTTCAAACAACAGAAATAACAACACAATGTTATTGGCAGCCGTAGGCATTTTAGCAGTTGTCGTCTCATTCTTAGTGCAATTGTTAGTCCTCGCCTTTAGTAGACTAAGAGAGTATTACGCAGACACAGCTGGAGCAAAAGCAGCGGGCAAGGAGGCTATGCAATTTGCACTAGCCAAGATCCATAAGTTCTACTTCTCTAACCCGGAGGCTCATGAAATTATCAGCGGAGACAAGTTTAGAGCGCTCTTTATATATGCTCTTGTAAATGCAGTAGCTAATCCATTTATAACTGTGACAAGAAGCGAGATAGAGGAAATTAAGCGGTCTAGCTATTCAGTAATCCAAGAGATATTTTCCACACATCCACCCATTCCAAAGAGACTTAGATTTCTCGACCAACTACAAATTTAA
- a CDS encoding Lrp/AsnC family transcriptional regulator — protein MDEIDRRLVVLLQADGRKTLQELSEELKKPKTTIAARIKKLESEGIIMGYKAVINPFTLGYKLLAFVLVSVRRGVAHKENKPLQLEVAERVLAECNGERGMPFVEEAYIITGPYDLLFKVWARDIKQLSTFLVTYLASNQDIQRTETFIVLEIVDDWRKRVMPPSTI, from the coding sequence GTGGATGAGATAGACCGCAGGTTAGTAGTATTATTACAGGCAGATGGTAGAAAGACATTACAAGAACTAAGCGAAGAATTAAAGAAACCTAAAACTACAATTGCAGCCCGTATAAAAAAGTTAGAAAGTGAAGGCATCATAATGGGCTATAAGGCTGTGATAAACCCGTTTACATTAGGTTATAAGTTGTTGGCTTTTGTGTTAGTTAGCGTACGGAGAGGCGTTGCTCACAAGGAGAATAAGCCGCTACAACTTGAAGTTGCCGAAAGAGTGCTTGCAGAATGCAACGGCGAGAGAGGGATGCCGTTTGTAGAAGAGGCCTATATTATAACAGGACCCTACGACCTCCTTTTCAAAGTCTGGGCGAGAGATATTAAACAGCTCTCTACGTTTCTAGTAACCTATCTAGCCTCAAACCAAGATATCCAACGTACTGAGACGTTTATTGTTCTAGAGATTGTAGACGACTGGCGGAAGCGGGTAATGCCCCCTTCAACTATATAG
- a CDS encoding carbohydrate ABC transporter permease — protein sequence MRPLLLILPGLFLFLFFNLWPIIYSIYISFTNANIRNFPPPPPWAPEELKQARPPPDFVGLANYVSIFIGPASPGFLNAIIWTLIFTAISVPTKIALGVFLGLLMSSEKVLGKSIMRTLLIVPWALPLILSVVAWRYIFDPTYGVVNQILYTIGVSKPPDWFVDKDYAYMAMVVIETWLAYPFIMTVVMGALANIPRAAFEAAEIDGAGRWAIFTKITLPLIKRPLIYATVMTTAASLQFFLVAFLWNFIQLYDRFMLTYGYYWAFGSPFREYGLAAAILTISAFLISIFMVLAIRISGLMRGMYES from the coding sequence ATGCGGCCGCTATTATTAATACTCCCAGGCCTTTTTCTATTTCTCTTTTTCAACCTCTGGCCAATAATATACTCAATTTACATATCTTTTACAAATGCCAATATCCGTAATTTTCCACCCCCACCGCCGTGGGCCCCTGAAGAGTTAAAACAAGCCCGGCCACCTCCAGATTTTGTCGGTCTAGCGAATTATGTTTCAATTTTTATAGGGCCGGCATCTCCTGGATTTCTAAACGCAATTATCTGGACTTTAATCTTCACAGCCATTTCTGTCCCTACAAAAATAGCCCTAGGCGTCTTTCTAGGTCTTTTGATGTCTTCTGAAAAAGTGTTAGGCAAATCTATAATGAGGACGCTGTTAATAGTGCCGTGGGCGTTGCCCCTAATACTCTCTGTAGTGGCTTGGCGCTATATTTTTGACCCGACATACGGTGTTGTAAACCAAATACTTTATACAATAGGAGTTTCTAAACCCCCCGACTGGTTTGTAGATAAAGACTATGCATATATGGCAATGGTAGTGATAGAGACGTGGCTAGCTTATCCATTTATAATGACCGTTGTAATGGGAGCCCTTGCAAACATTCCTAGGGCGGCTTTCGAAGCTGCAGAAATAGACGGCGCTGGAAGATGGGCTATTTTTACAAAAATAACACTTCCGCTAATAAAAAGACCTCTTATCTATGCTACTGTTATGACCACGGCGGCGTCATTACAATTTTTCCTAGTGGCATTTCTATGGAACTTTATACAGCTATATGACCGCTTCATGCTTACATATGGCTACTACTGGGCGTTCGGTTCACCATTTAGAGAATACGGATTAGCTGCAGCTATATTGACAATATCTGCGTTTTTAATCTCTATCTTTATGGTATTAGCTATAAGAATTTCTGGATTAATGAGAGGCATGTATGAAAGTTAA
- the glp gene encoding gephyrin-like molybdotransferase Glp: MRGFKSLTPIAEAQRIVLNAITHVPQEALVALPESLGLYASRDIISSIDVPPFDRAAFDGYAVRSEDTLGASRTNPILLRIVGKSLPNSPYTNVLKPGEAVEIATGAPLPEGADAVVPYEEAVKRDGYLEVYRPVPRFYYVSRRGEDIAAGEVVLRRGKKIKPWDLGVLASVGVRQVYVYKITAALISTGSELVELEEASPPPGKVINSTRHVITAILKEFGVDVYYMGIVPDDEEIIYRAIKEALNRFDIVITTGGVSVGEPDYVIKAVSHLKPEVLIHGIAARPGRPNSAAVVGGKPIVMLSGFPVASIVGFEVFVKPIILKMVGAREEPLPTARAVLTRRVTTPINVRSFVRVRVYKEGGRLYAEPLAVTGSGILSTLTKGNALLIVPENREGYDEGEEVEVILLGPVD, from the coding sequence GTGAGAGGGTTTAAAAGTTTGACGCCTATCGCAGAGGCGCAGAGAATTGTCCTTAACGCAATAACACATGTCCCCCAGGAGGCTTTAGTTGCGCTTCCGGAGTCTCTTGGTCTATATGCGTCTAGAGATATAATATCTTCCATAGATGTACCTCCGTTTGATAGAGCGGCGTTTGACGGCTATGCAGTGCGGTCTGAAGATACGTTGGGCGCATCTCGTACAAATCCCATTTTATTAAGAATTGTGGGTAAGTCGTTGCCTAATTCTCCATATACAAACGTGTTAAAACCGGGCGAAGCTGTAGAAATTGCTACGGGGGCTCCGCTTCCCGAAGGTGCAGATGCGGTAGTTCCATATGAAGAGGCGGTAAAAAGAGATGGCTACCTAGAGGTGTATAGGCCAGTCCCACGTTTTTACTACGTCTCTAGGAGGGGAGAGGATATTGCAGCGGGGGAGGTAGTCTTAAGACGTGGAAAGAAGATAAAACCTTGGGATTTAGGTGTTTTGGCGTCAGTAGGCGTGAGACAAGTCTATGTTTATAAGATAACTGCCGCGTTAATATCCACCGGCAGCGAACTTGTGGAGTTAGAAGAGGCCTCTCCTCCTCCTGGCAAAGTAATAAATAGCACTCGTCACGTGATAACAGCAATCCTCAAGGAGTTCGGCGTTGACGTATACTACATGGGCATTGTGCCAGATGACGAAGAGATAATATATAGAGCTATAAAAGAGGCGTTAAACCGCTTTGATATAGTCATAACTACAGGCGGTGTATCAGTCGGAGAGCCTGACTATGTAATAAAGGCGGTGTCTCATCTAAAGCCTGAGGTGTTAATACATGGCATAGCGGCTAGGCCGGGCAGACCCAACAGTGCCGCAGTTGTAGGCGGGAAGCCCATAGTTATGTTGTCTGGATTCCCAGTGGCATCTATTGTCGGGTTTGAGGTTTTTGTAAAGCCCATAATTTTAAAAATGGTTGGCGCAAGAGAAGAACCTCTCCCAACGGCAAGAGCTGTACTTACTAGAAGAGTAACAACTCCAATTAACGTCAGAAGTTTTGTACGTGTGAGAGTATACAAAGAGGGCGGGCGTCTTTACGCAGAGCCTCTGGCAGTTACAGGAAGCGGAATATTGTCAACCCTGACAAAAGGTAATGCGTTATTAATCGTGCCAGAGAACCGTGAGGGATATGACGAGGGTGAAGAAGTAGAGGTAATACTTCTCGGCCCAGTGGATTAA
- a CDS encoding ABC transporter permease subunit — protein MKVKLFYTLTAATATFLLFYPVLQIVLLSLNKIPYLRIGGEFIPTIESFQWVLQQPDFWRGLLNSIIVAGTTVVIVIALALPAAYAFSRYSFKGRNSLLSFYVVFTQVSGGLGIAGLIALFAIVSALGLRNNLLALALIYAAGAIPYHTWLLKTYIDTVPKSAEEAAIIDGAGVITLLTRVVFPIMAPALAVSAILTFIGAWGELILANLFLSGENRTLILWIYSLMPNVYSVQWNRFAAAALLYAIPPVVLYVLLQRFLKRGLTYVY, from the coding sequence ATGAAAGTTAAACTTTTCTATACTTTAACCGCCGCAACAGCCACATTTCTCTTGTTTTACCCAGTACTTCAGATAGTGTTGCTTTCTTTAAACAAAATACCATATCTTAGGATAGGGGGTGAATTTATACCAACTATAGAGTCATTTCAATGGGTACTTCAACAACCAGACTTTTGGCGGGGGTTGCTCAATAGTATAATAGTTGCAGGAACCACTGTTGTAATCGTTATAGCCTTGGCATTACCTGCAGCATATGCATTTAGCCGCTATAGTTTTAAAGGCCGTAACTCGCTTCTCTCGTTTTATGTGGTATTTACACAAGTTTCGGGAGGTTTGGGAATAGCTGGACTAATCGCGCTTTTTGCAATAGTATCAGCCTTAGGACTTAGAAATAATCTACTGGCGCTTGCGTTAATATATGCCGCCGGGGCAATTCCGTATCACACATGGTTGCTAAAGACGTATATTGACACCGTGCCAAAATCTGCCGAAGAGGCGGCAATTATAGACGGTGCCGGCGTAATTACGCTACTTACCAGAGTTGTTTTTCCAATAATGGCGCCAGCCCTAGCAGTTTCTGCGATTCTGACCTTTATAGGGGCGTGGGGCGAATTAATACTTGCTAATCTCTTTCTGTCTGGCGAAAATAGGACGTTAATACTGTGGATATATTCTCTCATGCCAAATGTCTATTCTGTACAATGGAATAGATTCGCTGCAGCGGCACTTCTCTATGCTATTCCGCCTGTTGTACTCTATGTGCTACTCCAGAGATTTCTCAAACGTGGCCTTACATACGTTTATTGA
- a CDS encoding DNA double-strand break repair nuclease NurA — MYQLLSEVLKFAELEHAQTIIGIPEELKKLVIPCEGEGNFDYYAVDSGYLVRRISNIDVLVQSIVAVGKDIKRRFYIRRIGEDPHIEARKNELQFAETLDAEVILVDGPITPYANITKVVGVSKDPRLIRYGPRIPDKDKREIFVKLAKSIGEREVASVLLAQSPPGSYLVPVDLGGLYGTFFKSDWVLYVEFPKNLSASYLCPLFRRYPIRLRLAHRLAKINRQYLRTVGLLVSRILSNHTLQPRETL; from the coding sequence ATGTATCAGCTACTTTCTGAAGTCCTAAAATTTGCAGAATTAGAACATGCACAAACCATAATTGGTATACCAGAGGAATTAAAGAAGTTGGTAATTCCGTGCGAGGGAGAGGGAAATTTCGACTATTATGCCGTAGACTCAGGCTATTTAGTAAGACGCATAAGTAACATAGATGTCTTAGTACAGTCAATAGTGGCGGTCGGCAAAGATATCAAAAGGAGGTTCTATATACGAAGAATCGGGGAAGATCCACATATAGAGGCCAGGAAGAACGAGCTACAGTTTGCGGAGACATTAGATGCAGAGGTGATATTAGTGGACGGACCTATAACTCCATATGCAAATATAACAAAAGTAGTAGGCGTTTCTAAAGATCCTCGTCTCATTAGGTACGGGCCTAGGATACCAGATAAAGACAAGAGAGAGATATTTGTAAAATTAGCGAAATCCATAGGGGAGAGAGAAGTCGCTAGCGTATTGCTAGCACAATCGCCACCAGGTTCTTATCTAGTACCTGTAGATCTAGGCGGACTCTACGGCACATTTTTTAAGTCTGACTGGGTGCTCTATGTGGAATTTCCAAAAAATCTATCGGCAAGTTATTTATGTCCTCTTTTTAGAAGATATCCCATTAGGCTTAGATTAGCACATCGCCTAGCTAAGATAAACAGACAATATCTAAGGACCGTTGGGCTTCTGGTTTCAAGAATACTAAGTAATCACACTCTTCAACCACGGGAAACTCTATAG
- a CDS encoding class II glutamine amidotransferase, producing the protein MCRFFISKGPLDLSAALKLAAKYDPYKQDEKKQHGDGWGFVAASATDFIHYKSGRPAWEDPVVVPMKEAVLAHVRAASLGEPKGPAHAHPYLVYTPDGRILFVAHNGSVDKNAMAAEISVDPSLYTDSYILALFIARRWHLPQRAFEEALLYAKTALNVAVLEFPSLKAHVYTFYKGSREYYALYLIETKDAKAVVSSTLMRHIDLPGRELENGTYLVF; encoded by the coding sequence GTGTGTAGATTTTTCATCTCCAAGGGCCCTCTGGATTTATCCGCTGCGTTGAAACTCGCCGCCAAATATGACCCCTATAAACAAGACGAGAAAAAACAACACGGAGATGGCTGGGGCTTTGTGGCGGCATCTGCCACCGACTTTATACATTATAAATCGGGGCGTCCGGCGTGGGAGGACCCCGTTGTAGTGCCTATGAAAGAGGCTGTCTTGGCGCATGTAAGAGCGGCCTCTCTTGGCGAGCCCAAAGGCCCAGCTCATGCGCATCCATATCTTGTATATACGCCAGATGGTCGCATCCTCTTCGTGGCTCACAACGGCTCGGTGGATAAAAACGCTATGGCAGCTGAAATAAGCGTTGACCCATCTCTTTATACCGACAGCTATATCCTAGCGCTATTTATCGCAAGGCGGTGGCATTTGCCGCAGAGAGCTTTTGAAGAGGCTCTCCTCTACGCGAAGACGGCTCTTAACGTAGCAGTGCTTGAGTTTCCCAGTCTTAAGGCTCATGTATATACTTTTTACAAAGGCTCTAGGGAGTACTATGCGCTCTATTTAATAGAGACAAAGGATGCCAAAGCAGTTGTTTCATCTACATTGATGAGACATATAGATCTGCCAGGGAGAGAGTTAGAAAACGGCACCTATTTAGTCTTCTAA
- the rimI gene encoding ribosomal protein S18-alanine N-acetyltransferase, which yields MLRRCQSSDIPGIYEVEVKSFKQDDIYSIELLKFLCSYCGENSYVYIVGGKVAGYIITCVETNAAHIISIAVAPEYRGLGIGKMLLCTALKLLTECKTSEVFLEVRVSNTPALRLYESAGFQLVEVLKNYYSDGEDGYRMSLKDKKKAREFCKH from the coding sequence GTGCTAAGGAGGTGTCAGTCGTCAGACATACCGGGTATATATGAGGTTGAGGTAAAATCGTTTAAACAAGATGATATCTATAGCATAGAGCTATTGAAATTTCTATGTTCCTATTGTGGCGAGAATTCCTATGTTTATATAGTTGGCGGCAAAGTCGCGGGTTACATAATAACATGTGTAGAGACTAATGCAGCACATATAATATCAATTGCTGTCGCGCCAGAATATAGAGGATTGGGCATAGGTAAGATGCTACTTTGTACAGCACTTAAGCTCTTGACAGAATGTAAAACCTCTGAAGTATTTCTTGAGGTTAGAGTTTCAAATACGCCTGCGTTAAGACTTTACGAATCCGCCGGTTTCCAACTGGTCGAAGTATTGAAGAATTACTACAGCGATGGTGAAGACGGATATAGGATGTCGCTGAAAGATAAGAAAAAAGCTCGCGAATTTTGTAAACATTAA